The Plasmodium berghei ANKA genome assembly, chromosome: 12 genome contains a region encoding:
- a CDS encoding RING zinc finger protein, putative codes for MIHNFEISKPGNNSNNDPSYIENNITDNWEKDIEGSNKNKSKKTANEKGKNANNKKGISLNYIVNYNRYEPKISILKKSICISTAKNIKNKRNNNQTSSKISNNNNNNNKKQYINCNFRYYVLEKKYLTNSLDGDNIEWKHIEKVDYIIYDDTNLACPICLENNIISPRITKCRHVFCFLCILKYFIDEGKNQAWKKCPICFEIINENDLRCVKFQYVKRYDINDKISMCLLFTHNKKIDIKCEKLYFNKNFKVTNNSFIKNKKNMDFKDIVNLDTTIQNLYSFSQNNSEKILKLNLNLGVQFCKIYYLYNPLSLFLKDLKILYFIRENNKNKFFISDQDIMQKAITNIKFRIAKYMSIPIEKLDSNILYIDEGTELDLENLADSFYLYNNLAQEVYDSIEQIKKEMITDSMGMPTKKGVSSDRREIIDSEKNNNENEIYFYQSIDGQCIFLDPFVLKLILFEYNNDIDKIPKFLYNKHITYIESFELTEKTKKKYTFLSCLPLGINVSFATLNIDDVISKRTQTHFAKEISERNKKNYNILSKKKKEEKLFQALANEEIARKEKRYWDLPTNTININIPETIGSSNKLRLSNQIEGNKYSQTELYEDEILKYEDLIPSEDLYNINSNSLDYDKYENKFFDAMELKKKKLNNNFGDKKKKKKNDIENYKKSKCENKNIANKYAASTKQQSLDDDDQVYQISKSFLDVAKSNCNTKIDIHEKKEDNISIGSGTLSINLMDCIKIKTTKKKKAENKN; via the exons ATGATTCACAATTTTGAAATTAGCAAACCCGGTAACAACTCAAACAACGACCCCTCGTATATAGAGAATAACATAACTGATAACTGGGAAAAAGACATAGAGggatcaaataaaaataaaagtaaaaaaacgGCGAATgaaaaagggaaaaatgcaaataacaaaaaaggaataagtttaaattatatagttAATTATAATAGATATGAACCCAAAATatcaattttaaaaaaaagcatATGCATTTCCACAgcgaaaaatataaaaaataaacgaaATAATAACCAAACATCATCAAAGATTtctaacaataataataataataataaaaaacaatatataaattgtaATTTTAGGTACTATGtgttggaaaaaaaatatttaacaaattcTTTAGATGGAGATAATATAGAATGGAAGCATATAGAAAAAGTGGATTACATTATTTATGACGATACAAATTTAGCTTGCCCGATTTGtcttgaaaataatataatatcacCGAGGATAACAAAATGTAGACATGTTTTTTGTTTCCtatgtattttaaaatattttatagatGAAGGAAAAAATCAAGCATGGAAAAAATGCCCTATATGttttgaaataattaatgaaaatgatttaaGATGTGTTAAATTTCAATATGTTAAAAGatatgatataaatgataagaTAAGTAtgtgtttattatttacacacaataaaaaaattgatataaaatgtgaaaaattatattttaataaaaattttaaagttactaataatagttttattaaaaataaaaaaaatatggattTTAAAGATATTGTAAATTTAGATACAACAATTCAAAATTTGTATTCCTTTAGTCAAAATAATTCAGaaaaaatactaaaattaaatttaaatttaggagtacaattttgtaaaatttattacttATATAATCCTCTTTCTCTATTCTTAAaagatttaaaaattttatattttattcgtgaaaataataaaaataaattttttatatccgATCAAGATATTATGCAAAAAGCTATAACCAATATCAAATTCAGGATAGCGAAATATATGAGTATACCAATTGAAAAATTGgattcaaatattttatacattGACGAAGGAACAGAATTGGACTTAGAAAATTTGGCTGATTCCTTTTACTTATACAATAATTTGGCACAAGAAGTTTAC GATAGTATagaacaaattaaaaaagagaTGATAACTGATTCTATGGGAATGCCAACGAAAAAAGGTGTGTCTTCAGATCGAAGAGAGATTATTGattcagaaaaaaataataatgaaaatg aaatatatttctatcAAAGTATCGATGGGCAATGCATATTCCTCGATCCTTTCGTTTTAAa GTTAATTctttttgaatataataatgacaTAGATAAAATTCCcaaatttttgtataataagcatattacatatattgaATCCTTTGAGCTAACTGAAAAAACTAagaaaaa ATACACGTTTTTATCATGCTTACCTCTTGGAATAAATGTTTCATTTGCCACATTAAACATTG ATGATGTTATATCTAAACGAACCCAAACTCACTTTGCG AAGGAAATATCTGAgcgaaataaaaagaattataacattttaagtaaaaaaaagaaggaggaaaaattatttcaagCCTTAGCG AATGAGGAAATTGCTCGAAAGGAAAAACGTTACTGGGACCTTCCAACtaatacaataaatataaacatcCCCGAAACAATTGGAAGTTCTAATAAATTAag GTTATCAAACCAAATAgaaggaaataaatattctcAAACAGAATTATATGAGgatgaaatattaaaatatgaagaCCTCATACCATCAGAAGacttatataatataaattcaaataGCTTAgattatgataaatatgaaaataaattttttgatgcaatggaattaaaaaaaaaaaaattaaataataattttggtgacaaaaaaaagaaaaagaaaaatgatatcgaaaattataagaaaAGCAAATgtgaaaacaaaaacatTGCCAATAAATATGCTGCTTCTACAAAACAACAATCCTTAGATGACGATGATCAAGTTTATCAAATATCCAAAAGTTTTCTTGATGTTGCTAAATCTAATTGCAATACTAAAATTGATATTcatgaaaaaaaggaaGATAACATATCTATTGGTAGTGGTACACTTAGTATTAATTTGATGGATTGTATTAAAATCAAAacaactaaaaaaaaaaaagcagaaaataaaaactaa
- a CDS encoding rhoptry associated adhesin, putative produces the protein MNKIFVFFVICFFKIWRETAECSKYPKRKKHGTGMKENYLKDEHLNNYSFMMVKPNDEKVMNENAKNINMNNNMNNNMNNNVNNNNNDNNNNNDNNNNNDNNNNNDNNNNNDNNNNDNNNRNDNNNNNNNNEEKKNNVPPEKKINKENLLEYGTHDKNGHFIPSYKTLTDEILSTSNALERASNYLKITCSHLMKILEFIPDSKISTQYIKVDNKNVYLKDINTECQDIFFSLEKLTMTTIVLNSKINKLVYVQDS, from the exons ATGAACAagatatttgttttttttgttatttgtttttttaaaatatggaGAGAAACTGCTGAATGTTCTAAATACCccaaaagaaaaaaacatggAACTGGTatgaaagaaaattatttaaaagacgagcatttaaataattacagCTTCATGATGGTTAAGCCAAATGACGAAAAGGTTATGAATGAGAACGCAAAGAATATCAATATGAATAACAATATGAATAacaatatgaataataatgtgaataataataataatgacaataataataataatgacaataataataataatgacaataataataataatgacaataataataataatgacaATAATAACAACGACAATAATAATCGTAAtgataacaataataacaataataataatgaagaaaaaaaaaacaatgtCCCAcccgaaaaaaaaattaataaagaaaatttattagaATATGGAACACATGACAAAAATGGGCATTTCATTCCTTCTTACAAAACATTAACAGATGAAATATTATCGACAAGCAATGCAttg GAACGAGCTTCAAATTACCTAAAAATCACATGTTCTCATCTCATGAAAATTCTTGAATTTATTCCAGACTCTAAGATATCAAcacaatatataaaagttgataataaaaatgtctACTTAAAAGATATTAATACTGAATGTCAGGATATTTTCTTTAgtttagaaaaattaactATGACCACAATTGTTCTTAATTCAAAAATCAATAAGTTGGTATATGTTCAGGATTCTTAA
- a CDS encoding cytochrome b-c1 complex subunit 7, putative, protein MSLHKEICKYIIKTGSKDIKKLEYEPTKRKTNRLTEAFKNAIFPYYFKFIRGPFERWQYCATTKFLREHGLMYDDMYSDKDPVIERAISLLPKDIKIKRYRRMLRGTHINFLRLYLHPSEQNYDPYIPYLAPYIEEAKFQLQEEEELLGYHPYDRRLYSGGTTGFGDLEPGLHFLVSIPNLYGAAIPHSKKK, encoded by the exons atgtcatTACATAAAGAAATTTGTAAATACATTATAAAAACAGGCTCAAAAGATATTAAGAAATTAGAATATGAACCAACAAAGagaaaaacaaatagaCTAACTGAAGCTTTCAAAAATGCAATTTTcccttattattttaagtTTATTCGAGGGCCATTTGAAAGATGGCAATATTGTGCAACGACCAAATTTTTGAGAGAACATg GTTTAATGTACGATGACATGTACAGTGATAAAGATCCAGTAATCGAAAGAGCCATATCTTTATTAccaaaagatataaaaataaaaaggtaTAGAAGAATGTTAAGAGGCACACACATAAATTTCCTAAGATTATACTTACATCCATCAGAGCAAAACTATGACCCATATATACCATATTTAGCTCCATATATTGAAGAAGCAAAATTTCAGTTACaagaagaagaagaatTATTGGGATACCATCCCTATGATAGAAGACTGTATTCGGGTGGAACGACAGGATTTGGTGATTTGGAACCAGGTCTACATTTTCTTGTATCTATTCCAAATCTTTATGGAGCTGCTATACCGCAttcaaagaaaaaataa
- a CDS encoding hypoxanthine-guanine phosphoribosyltransferase, putative, with protein sequence MKIPNNPGAGELGYEPVMIKDDDGYEFDSFVTPDHYKNYLKRILIPNGLIKSRVERMAFDISRTYNGEEFHLLCLLKGSRSFFTSLLKYLDRIHNYYIADASTNSYREHYVRVKSYCNTQSTGRLEIVSEDLSCLKGKNVLIVEDIIDTGNTLSKFCDYLKKFEPKTIAVSALYIKRTPLWNGFKADFTGFSVPNFFLVGCGLDYNENFRDLNHVCIISEEGIKTFMQSSS encoded by the exons atgaaaattccAAACaa TCCTGGAGCTGGAGAACTTGGCTATGAGCCTGTTATGATAAAAGATGACGATGGATATGAATTTGATTCTTTTGTAACCCCCGATCATTATAAA AATTATCTTAAAAGAATTTTGATACCAAATGGGTTAATAAAAAGTAGAGTTGAAAGAATGGCTTTTGATATTAGTAGAACATATAATGGTGAAGAATTCCATCTCCTTTGCTTATTAAAAGGATCACGATCGTTTTTTACATCTTTGTTGAAATATTTAGATAGaatacataattattatattgcaGATGCTTCGACTAATTCATATAGAGAACATTATGTACGTGTAAAATCATATTGTAATACTCAATCAACTGGTAGGTTGGAAATAGTTAGTGAAGACTTATCTTGTTTAAAAGgcaaaaatgttttaattGTTGAGGATATAATTGATACTGGTAACAcattatcaaaattttgtgattatttaaaaaaattcgaACCCAAAACAATAGCAGTTTCAgctttatatattaaaagaacCCCATTATGGAATGGATTTAAAGCTGATTTTACTGGGTTTTCAGTacctaatttttttcttgttGGTTGTGGTTTAgattataatgaaaattttagaGACCTTAACCACGTTTGCATAATTTCTGAAGAAGGGATAAAAACATTCATGCAGTCATcttcttaa
- a CDS encoding phosphoglucomutase, putative translates to MNKIKSPELLKSIELWNLFSKPKYLSDQTEEVINNYNEEELNKLFLKRLNFGTAGLRGKMGVGFNAMNVVTIIQTTQGLCEYLINKYGINLCKNRGIIFGFDGRHNSESFSHVAASVCLSKGFRVYLFGQTVATPILCYSSFKKNCLCGVMITASHNPKLDNGYKLYGENGAQLISPVDKNIYNCILDNLKPWNDIYEYLNEDFYLKDKSLVEDIYHEMYDLFTSDLKSEFNFSYCRNSRTKLVIVYSPMHGVGRKFVQGIMQIVGYNNLLTVPQQALPDADFPTVTFPNPEEKGALNLSIELADLVNSPLVVANDPDADRFACAEKYNNKWKIFSGDELGIIFAYFIMKQYEKKNIDKSKHVFLCTIVCSRMLKTLCQKYGYMYDETLTGFKWLINKAIEYNDNNYNTLYCYEEALGHALTKHVRDKCGISALAYWVEIAVYLYENNLTFHQCLENIRKEIGYFVSNNGYYTVLDSNDVASIFDEFRSNGNYKQHLASYKILHIRDLTTGYDSQTSDKKSLIAPTPDSQNITLYFENTAILTIRASGTEPKIKWYGEISRETYEQAKNDIDKLVDEVMPVFMQPDKYNVKRC, encoded by the coding sequence ATGAATAAGATCAAAAGTCCAGAATTGCTTAAGAGTATTGAGCTATGGAACTTATTTTCGAAACCAAAGTATTTGTCCGATCAAACCGAAGaagtaataaataattacaatgaggaagaattaaataaattatttctaAAAAGGCTGAATTTTGGAACTGCTGGTTTAAGAGGTAAAATGGGTGTCGGGTTCAATGCAATGAATGTGGTCACAATAATTCAAACAACCCAAGGTTTATgtgaatatttaataaataaatatggaataaatttatgtaaaaatCGAGGAATAATATTTGGTTTTGATGGAAGGCATAATTCAGAATCTTTTTCTCATGTTGCAGCATCTGTATGTTTATCAAAAGGTTTTAGGGTTTATTTATTCGGCCAAACAGTTGCTACCCctattttatgttattcaagttttaaaaaaaattgctTATGTGGAGTTATGATAACAGCTTCTCATAACCCTAAGCTAGATAATGGATACAAATTATATGGTGAAAATGGGGCACAGCTAATTTCCCCagttgataaaaatatatataattgcaTATTAGATAATTTAAAGCCATGGaatgatatatatgaatatttaaatgaagatttttatttaaaagataaGTCACTAGTTGAAGATATATATCATGAGATGTATGATTTGTTTACATCTGATTTAAAAAGTGAATTTAATTTTAGCTATTGTAGAAATTCACGTACAAAGTTAGTTATTGTTTATTCGCCTATGCATGGTGTAGGTAGAAAGTTTGTTCAAGGGATTATGCAAATCGTtggatataataatttactGACTGTACCTCAACAAGCATTACCAGATGCAGATTTTCCAACTGTTACTTTTCCAAACCCAGAAGAAAAAGGTGCATTAAATTTATCAATCGAATTAGCTGATTTAGTTAATAGTCCATTAGTAGTTGCTAATGATCCAGATGCAGATAGATTTGCTTGCGccgaaaaatataataataaatggaaGATATTTTCAGGCGATGAATTAGGAATAatatttgcatattttattatgaaacaatatgagaaaaaaaatatagataaatCAAAGCATGTCTTTTTATGTACTATTGTTTGTTCGAGGATGTTAAAAACGTTATGCCAAAAATATGGGTATATGTATGATGAAACCTTAACAGGTTTTAAATGGTTAATTAATAAAGCTATAGAATATAATGacaataattataatacattatatTGTTATGAAGAAGCTTTAGGACACGCATTGACAAAACACGTTAGAGATAAGTGTGGTATATCTGCTTTAGCTTATTGGGTAGAGATAGctgtatatttatatgaaaataatttaacaTTTCACCAATGCttagaaaatattagaAAAGAAATAGGATATTTTGTAAGCAATAATGGATATTATACTGTCCTTGATTCAAATGATGTCGCTAGCATATTTGATGAATTTAGATCTAATGGAAATTATAAACAACATTTAGcttcatataaaattttgcATATTAGGGATCTAACTACAGGCTATGATTCACAGACATCtgataaaaaatcattAATCGCTCCAACACCAGATTCACAAAATATTACactttattttgaaaatacaGCTATACTTACTATAAGAGCAAGTGGAACAGAAcccaaaataaaatggtaTGGTGAAATATCTAGAGAAACTTATGAGCAAGCAAAGAATGATATAGACAAATTAGTAGATGAGGTTATGCCAGTATTTATGCAGCCAGATAAATACAACGTTAAAAGATGTTAG